A region from the Aquimarina sp. ERC-38 genome encodes:
- a CDS encoding ABC transporter substrate-binding protein: protein MRGANWSFNSKQFLITILLSSFLFSCSQPNSTFKDTDVFRYNQYDNVTSLDPAFARDIPNIWATNQLFNGLVQLDDSLAIQPDIATSWEISEDNLDYTFSLRKDVYFHKNELFATRDSTRRVTAADFVYSFNRLKDPKLASPGAWVLKNVEQCEALDKHTLHIKLKQPFPAFLGLLSMRYCSVVPKEAVDWYGNNFRANPVGTGPFYFKLWEENIKLVLRRNKHYFEKDSSGNALPYLEAVAVTFLPDKQSEFLLFMQGKLDLLNSLDASYKDELLTPSGKLREVHKNQMHIDKGPYLNTIYLGFYLDGDTSPVHSEWLRKAINYGFDRKKMITFLNNGIGTPATSGFIPKGVPGYKPNSGFTYQPAKAKKYIQKYIEVTGDTQPEVRIATDNNYQVLCEFIQRELEKLGIKIAVDVMPSSTIRKKKWGGELDIFRASWIADYPDAENFLSPYYSKNFTPDGPNYTHFKNEKFDVLYEESFSIQNDSIRQGFYTRMDSIIIDHAPIIPLYYDEVIRFTQKNVKGLTTNPQNFLVLKKVWKED from the coding sequence ATGCGTGGAGCAAATTGGTCTTTTAATAGCAAACAGTTTCTTATTACTATTTTATTGAGTAGTTTTTTATTCAGTTGTAGTCAACCTAATTCAACCTTTAAAGATACTGATGTCTTTAGGTATAATCAGTACGATAATGTAACTTCGCTAGATCCTGCTTTTGCCCGGGATATTCCTAATATCTGGGCGACAAATCAATTATTTAACGGGCTGGTACAATTAGATGATTCTTTAGCAATCCAGCCGGATATTGCTACTTCATGGGAAATATCTGAAGATAACCTGGACTACACCTTTAGCCTTCGTAAGGATGTATATTTTCATAAAAATGAACTATTTGCTACCCGGGATAGTACACGTAGGGTTACAGCTGCCGACTTTGTGTATAGCTTTAACCGATTAAAAGACCCAAAACTAGCCTCCCCCGGAGCCTGGGTATTAAAAAATGTAGAACAATGCGAAGCCTTAGATAAACACACTCTGCATATTAAGCTAAAACAGCCTTTTCCTGCATTCCTAGGATTATTAAGTATGCGTTACTGCTCAGTCGTTCCTAAGGAAGCTGTGGATTGGTATGGTAACAATTTTAGAGCAAATCCGGTAGGTACCGGCCCCTTTTATTTTAAACTTTGGGAAGAAAATATCAAACTGGTATTGCGGCGTAATAAACACTATTTTGAAAAAGATAGTTCTGGAAATGCACTCCCTTATCTGGAAGCAGTAGCAGTTACCTTTTTACCAGATAAGCAAAGTGAATTTTTATTATTTATGCAAGGCAAATTGGATCTCTTAAACAGCCTGGATGCTTCTTATAAAGACGAATTGCTTACTCCTTCCGGAAAATTACGAGAGGTACATAAAAACCAAATGCATATTGATAAGGGACCATATCTTAATACGATTTACCTTGGATTTTACCTGGACGGTGATACCTCTCCGGTACATTCGGAATGGTTACGAAAAGCGATTAATTATGGGTTTGATCGTAAAAAGATGATCACTTTTTTAAACAATGGGATTGGCACTCCTGCTACCAGTGGCTTTATCCCTAAAGGCGTACCAGGATATAAACCCAATAGCGGGTTTACTTATCAACCGGCAAAAGCAAAAAAGTATATACAAAAGTATATAGAAGTTACCGGCGATACTCAACCGGAGGTACGTATTGCTACGGATAACAATTATCAGGTTCTTTGTGAATTTATACAAAGGGAATTAGAAAAGTTGGGGATTAAAATTGCAGTAGACGTTATGCCTTCTTCTACGATAAGAAAGAAGAAATGGGGAGGAGAACTAGATATTTTTCGTGCCAGTTGGATTGCTGATTACCCGGATGCAGAAAATTTTCTATCTCCGTACTACAGTAAGAATTTTACCCCAGACGGCCCTAACTATACTCACTTTAAGAACGAAAAATTTGATGTTTTATACGAAGAAAGTTTTTCTATTCAAAATGATTCCATCCGGCAGGGTTTTTATACACGTATGGATTCCATTATTATAGACCATGCTCCTATTATCCCTTTATATTATGACGAAGTTATTCGTTTTACCCAAAAAAACGTAAAAGGATTAACCACTAACCCTCAAAACTTTCTGGTTTTAAAGAAAGTATGGAAGGAAGATTAG
- a CDS encoding type B 50S ribosomal protein L31 produces MKKDIHPENYRLVAFKDMSNDQVFLTKSTANTRETLDVDGVEYPLVKLEISRTSHPFYTGKSKLIDTAGRIDKFKNKYAKFKK; encoded by the coding sequence ATGAAGAAAGATATTCACCCGGAAAATTATCGTCTAGTTGCTTTTAAAGATATGTCAAACGATCAGGTTTTTTTAACAAAGTCTACGGCTAATACCAGAGAAACCTTAGATGTGGATGGTGTTGAATATCCCCTGGTTAAACTGGAAATTTCAAGAACTTCTCATCCTTTTTATACCGGGAAGTCCAAGCTTATTGATACAGCAGGACGTATTGATAAATTTAAAAATAAATACGCGAAGTTTAAGAAATAA
- the mtaB gene encoding tRNA (N(6)-L-threonylcarbamoyladenosine(37)-C(2))-methylthiotransferase MtaB produces MKKKVAFYTLGCKLNFSETSTIAREVQKEGFERVDFSQKADLYVINTCSVTENADKRFKSIVKQAQKVNPEAFIAAMGCYAQLQPAELAAVDGVDLVLGATEKFKLNQYINDLSKNDQGEVHSCEIEDADFYVGSYSIGDRTRAFLKVQDGCDYKCTYCTIPLARGISRSDTLANVLAKAGEIASKGIKEIVLTGVNIGDYGKGEFGNKKHENTFFELVQALDKVPGIERLRISSIEPNLLQEETIRFVANSNSFVPHFHIPLQSGSDEILKLMRRRYLTDLYRDRVAIIKKAMPHACIGVDVIVGFPGETEAHFLETYEFINSLDISYLHVFTYSERKNTLAAESLDVVPLPVRKKRSKMLRVLSAKKRRVFYESQLGTVQKVLFEAENKEGYIHGFTENYIKVRMPWNPELVNTIHNVKLTEIDEEGFGRFQVLELVEVG; encoded by the coding sequence ATGAAAAAGAAGGTTGCATTTTATACGCTGGGTTGTAAATTAAATTTTTCAGAAACCTCTACCATTGCTCGCGAAGTGCAAAAGGAAGGTTTTGAGCGGGTGGATTTTTCTCAAAAAGCAGATTTGTATGTAATTAATACCTGTTCGGTTACTGAAAATGCGGATAAACGTTTTAAATCCATTGTAAAACAAGCACAAAAGGTAAATCCTGAGGCTTTTATTGCTGCTATGGGGTGTTATGCTCAGTTACAACCAGCCGAATTAGCAGCAGTAGATGGAGTAGACCTTGTTTTGGGTGCTACGGAAAAATTTAAATTGAATCAGTATATTAATGACCTTTCTAAAAATGATCAGGGCGAAGTGCATTCCTGCGAAATTGAAGATGCTGATTTTTACGTAGGAAGTTATTCGATTGGCGACCGCACCCGGGCATTTTTAAAAGTGCAGGATGGTTGCGACTATAAATGTACCTATTGTACCATTCCGCTTGCCCGCGGAATTTCCCGTAGTGATACCTTGGCAAATGTTTTGGCTAAAGCTGGCGAAATCGCATCTAAAGGAATTAAAGAAATTGTATTGACTGGGGTAAATATCGGAGATTACGGAAAAGGGGAGTTTGGTAACAAAAAACACGAAAATACATTTTTTGAACTGGTACAAGCTTTAGATAAGGTACCGGGTATAGAGAGATTACGAATTTCTTCTATTGAACCAAATTTGTTACAAGAAGAAACCATACGGTTTGTAGCAAATTCTAATAGCTTTGTTCCTCACTTTCATATTCCGCTACAATCCGGAAGCGATGAGATTTTAAAATTGATGCGACGTCGTTACCTTACTGATTTGTATAGAGATCGAGTAGCAATTATAAAAAAAGCAATGCCCCATGCCTGTATTGGGGTAGATGTGATTGTAGGTTTTCCCGGCGAGACTGAAGCTCATTTTTTAGAAACTTATGAGTTTATTAATTCGTTGGATATTAGCTATCTACACGTTTTTACCTATTCTGAAAGAAAAAATACTTTAGCAGCTGAATCCCTGGATGTAGTGCCTTTACCCGTTCGTAAAAAGCGAAGTAAAATGTTACGGGTACTATCCGCTAAAAAGCGAAGGGTTTTTTATGAAAGCCAGCTAGGAACCGTACAAAAGGTACTATTTGAAGCCGAAAATAAAGAAGGTTACATTCACGGATTTACTGAAAATTATATAAAAGTAAGAATGCCCTGGAACCCGGAACTGGTAAATACTATACACAATGTGAAATTAACCGAAATTGATGAAGAAGGTTTTGGTAGGTTTCAGGTGTTGGAATTGGTTGAGGTTGGGTAG
- a CDS encoding GlmU family protein encodes MNYILFDGPARNALLPFTFTRPVAEIRVGILTIREKWEKHLGFTTSTVTENYLSDKFPMVEFEDNIMINASYLPTPKLVTQIKDLQPGQAIFNKDIPVAFYTKEGTAVDFEFYKIIQSETAPEHTIKHTWDIFTNNPGEIEADFDLLTKDKNSQELSSDNIIIGEHQVFIEDGAKVKVSILNTTEGPIYIGKNAEVMEGSMIRGPFALCGHATVKMGAKIYSGTTIGPYAKVGGEVSNSVIFGYSNKGHDGFLGNSVIGEWCNLGADTNTSNLKNNYASVRLWNYETGNFAKTGLQFCGLMMGDHSKCGINTMFNTGTVVGVSANIFGGGFPRNFIPSYSWGGSGGFTTYLTKKAFEVANVVMKRRNLEFTKQEEAILEQVFEQTQSWRKGYE; translated from the coding sequence ATGAATTATATCTTATTTGACGGCCCTGCCCGTAATGCATTGTTGCCTTTTACCTTTACCCGGCCGGTTGCTGAGATTAGAGTAGGAATTTTGACGATCCGTGAAAAATGGGAAAAACATTTGGGTTTTACCACCTCTACGGTTACTGAAAATTATTTAAGTGACAAATTCCCTATGGTAGAGTTTGAAGATAACATTATGATCAATGCTTCTTATCTACCCACTCCTAAACTAGTTACTCAAATAAAAGACCTTCAACCCGGGCAAGCTATTTTTAATAAAGATATTCCTGTTGCTTTTTATACTAAAGAAGGGACAGCAGTAGACTTTGAATTTTATAAAATTATTCAAAGCGAAACAGCACCCGAGCATACGATCAAACATACCTGGGATATATTTACCAACAATCCTGGCGAAATCGAAGCAGATTTTGATTTATTAACTAAAGATAAAAACAGTCAGGAATTATCATCGGATAATATAATTATTGGGGAGCATCAAGTTTTTATTGAAGATGGAGCTAAGGTGAAGGTATCTATTTTAAATACTACTGAAGGACCTATTTATATTGGGAAAAATGCTGAAGTCATGGAAGGAAGCATGATTCGTGGGCCCTTTGCCCTTTGCGGACATGCAACGGTTAAAATGGGGGCCAAGATTTATAGCGGAACTACCATCGGACCATATGCTAAAGTAGGAGGAGAAGTAAGTAATTCGGTTATTTTTGGGTATTCTAATAAAGGTCATGATGGATTTTTAGGAAATTCAGTGATCGGGGAGTGGTGCAACCTGGGGGCAGATACAAATACGTCCAATTTAAAAAATAACTATGCCTCCGTTCGTTTATGGAATTATGAAACAGGAAACTTTGCAAAAACCGGCTTACAATTTTGCGGGTTGATGATGGGCGATCATTCTAAATGCGGAATTAATACTATGTTTAATACCGGTACCGTAGTAGGTGTAAGCGCTAATATTTTTGGAGGTGGTTTTCCCCGAAATTTTATTCCTAGTTACAGTTGGGGGGGAAGTGGTGGTTTTACTACCTATCTTACTAAAAAAGCCTTTGAAGTTGCCAATGTAGTCATGAAACGAAGAAACCTGGAATTTACAAAACAAGAAGAAGCCATTCTGGAACAAGTATTTGAACAAACCCAGTCCTGGCGGAAGGGATATGAATAA